A genome region from Haliotis asinina isolate JCU_RB_2024 chromosome 11, JCU_Hal_asi_v2, whole genome shotgun sequence includes the following:
- the LOC137255607 gene encoding uncharacterized protein isoform X2 has protein sequence MANERTPEEQAYFDLLAKYKEEDEEEEKAAEAQFEKDLERALALSLSEEAVHILTQSGDIGPVTDGPNEDLVQHQLGRQTHSRRNRRFVTSSSPDADAMGSVGGNSINGHHPSGRPRSVELAEQMRKQVMEAAGSSAQNPLSGQGRSVEKAEEMGRRLSDEGQSSDGEQFHPSGRRRSIEMAKEMQRQMLTQGSDDEGFHPSGRRRSVELAKKMQNEMLAQGNNDEQFHPSGRRRSVELAKKMQNEMLAQGNNDEQFHPSGRRRSVELAEEMRKQVLEESQNGENSNEYNMPMRKRSLRPVETVNMGEDDEVSREIEELILRGIIKPDHRAVRTSSRSSTKSDSDSELFGDGSTHMYSATEGPSDHQVQRQGIQVSSSSRMPQNHRIDFKNPFGFADDEFPLNWDRSRIPDVQAGELFQLVQILPGEDEYETIARDFHIADLEVKKIERLQNVHLLDRYKGEKELLMRRRGRDFEVNTRYLYHGSAANKMLLCEEGLDARLGMSGCFGKGIYFSDNPKKCVQYVSRSSVKYILMCRVMLGEAKIYPRGEMDRDLKREPEKETPTGRWRFYDSVRGRPVDFNEYVIYENRRAMIEYIITFQGQGSPADHSELEEVGGAVAANIIPPMLPEESVEDHMKRIAQVREEIRIKRAEERGEVYTGPTEAQRKKDRDVWRRVLRVTCPPGSEGYENAKGIFQYLKKEEEEEEKAKAEAVGDGGSHSAINTNNNNNDSDLDIATARSLAVDAEDNSVEMVMSCLISDFLEVTKIDNVQKARMYLEKSGMNLDQALLLYYEQEL, from the exons ATGGCAAATGAGAGAACCCCAGAAGAACAAGCATATTTTGATTTGTTGGCTAAATACAAAGAAGAGGACGAGGAAGAAGAAAAGGCTGCAGAAG CTCAGTTCGAAAAGGATCTTGAGCGAGCTCTAGCCTTGAGCCTTAGTGAAGAAGCTGTACACATTCTCACACAGTCCGGTGATATTGGCCCTGTCACAGATGGTCCAAAT GAGGACTTGGTTCAGCATCAGTTGGGCAGACAAACTCATTCTAGAAGGAATAGACGATTTGTGACGAGTTCATCACCTGATGCAGACGCCATGGGCTCAGTGGGAGGTAATTCCATTAATGGTCACCACCCATCAGGCAGACCACGCAGCGTTGAGTTAGCAGAGCAGATGAGGAAACAGGTGATGGAGGCTGCAGGGAGTTCAGCTCAGAATCCTCTCTCTGGTCAGGGGAGAAGTGTTGAAAAGGCTGAGGAAATGGGAAGAAGACTGTCAGATGAAGGCCAGAGTAGTGATGGCGAACAGTTTCATCCGTCAGGTCGTAGAAGAAGCATTGAAATGGCAAAAGAAATGCAGAGACAAATGTTAACTCAAGGAAGTGATGATGAGGGATTTCATCCGTCAG GTCGTAGACGGAGTGTTGAATTAGCAAAAAAAATGCAGAATGAAATGTTAGCTCAGGGCAACAATGATGAACAATTTCATCCATCAGGTCGTAGACGGAGTGTTGAATTAGCAAAAAAAATGCAGAATGAAATGTTAGCACAGGGCAACAATGATGAACAATTTCATCCATCAGGTCGTAGACGGAGTGTTGAATTAGCGGAAGAAATGAGAAAACAGGTACTGGAAGAGAGTCAAAATGGAGAAAATAGCAATGAATATAATATGCCAATGCGGAAAAGAAGTTTAAGACCTGTTGAAACGGTAAATATGGGTGAAGATGATGAAGTGTCACGTGAAATTGAAGAGCTCATTCTAAGGGGCATTATAAAACCTGATCACAGAGCTGTTCGGACTTCCAGTAGATCAAGTACAAAGTCAGACAGTGACAGTGAACTGTTTGGTGACGGCAGTACACACATGTACAGTGCTACAGAAGGACCTTCCGACCACCAAGTTCAGAGGCAGGGAATACAAGTATCATCTTCCTCTAGAATGCCACAGAACCATAGAATAGACTTTAAGAATCCATTCGGCTTTGCCGATGACGAATTTCCATTGAACTGGGATAGATCAAGAATTCCAGATGTGCAAGCAGGTGAATTGTTCCAGCTTGTGCAGATATTGCCTGGGGAAGACGAGTACGAGACCATAGCTCGTGACTTCCATATAGCTGACCTTGAAGTGAAGAAGATTGAGCGTCTCCAAAATGTCCACCTTTTAGATCGGTACAAGGGAGAAAAAGAACTTTTGATGAGGAGACGAGGAAGAG attttgaagTTAATACCCGATATCTGTACCACGGGTCTGCCGCCAACAAGATGCTTCTCTGTGAGGAGGGACTTGATGCCAGACTGGGGATGAGTGGGTGTTTCGGAAAAGGCATATATTTCAG CGATAACCCAAAGAAGTGTGTTCAGTATGTGTCAAGATCATCTGTGAAGTACATTCTCATGTGTCGTGTTATGCTTGGCGAGGCAAAG ATCTATCCCCGTGGTGAAATGGACCGTGACTTGAAGCGAGAACCAGAGAAGGAGACTCCAACTGGAAGATGGAGGTTTTATGACTCTGTTCGA GGTCGACCAGTTGACTTCAACGAATATGTAATCTATGAGAACCGACGGGCTATGATTGAGTATATCATCACATTCCAAGGTCAGGGATCGCCAGCAGACCACAGTGAACTAGAGGAGGTCGGAGGAGCAGTAGCCGCTAATATCATTCCACCAATGCTTCCAG AGGAAAGTGTTGAGGACCACATGAAAAGAATTGCACAGGTCCGGGAGGAGATTCGTATAAAAAGGGCTGAGGAGAGAGGGGAGGTGTACACTGGTCCAACAGAG GCCCAGAGGAAGAAAGACCGTGATGTCTGGAGACGAGTGTTGCGGGTCACCTGCCCACCTGGCTCTGAG GGCTATGAAAATGCCAAGGGAATCTTCCAGTACTTgaagaaagaagaagaagaggaagaaaaaGCAAAGGCAGAGGCGGTAGGAG ATGGAGGGAGCCACAGTGCAattaacacaaacaacaataataatgacAGTGACCTTGACATCGCCACTGCAAGGTCACTGGCTGTAGATGCAGAAGACAACAGTGTAGAGATGGTGATGAGTTGCCTCATATCAGATTTCCTCGAGGTTACAAAGATTGACAATGTCCAGAAAGCCAGGATGTACTTGGAAAAGTCGGGAATGAACCTAGACCAAGCTTTGCTGCTGTATTATGAACAGGAGTTGTGA
- the LOC137255607 gene encoding uncharacterized protein isoform X1: MANERTPEEQAYFDLLAKYKEEDEEEEKAAEAQFEKDLERALALSLSEEAVHILTQSGDIGPVTDGPNEDLVQHQLGRQTHSRRNRRFVTSSSPDADAMGSVGGNSINGHHPSGRPRSVELAEQMRKQVMEAAGSSAQNPLSGQGRSVEKAEEMGRRLSDEGQSSDGEQFHPSGRRRSIEMAKEMQRQMLTQGSDDEGFHPSGRRRSVELAKKMQNEMLAQGNNDEQFHPSGRRRSVELAKKMQNEMLAQGNNDEQFHPSGRRRSVELAKKMQNEMLAQGNNDEQFHPSGRRRSVELAEEMRKQVLEESQNGENSNEYNMPMRKRSLRPVETVNMGEDDEVSREIEELILRGIIKPDHRAVRTSSRSSTKSDSDSELFGDGSTHMYSATEGPSDHQVQRQGIQVSSSSRMPQNHRIDFKNPFGFADDEFPLNWDRSRIPDVQAGELFQLVQILPGEDEYETIARDFHIADLEVKKIERLQNVHLLDRYKGEKELLMRRRGRDFEVNTRYLYHGSAANKMLLCEEGLDARLGMSGCFGKGIYFSDNPKKCVQYVSRSSVKYILMCRVMLGEAKIYPRGEMDRDLKREPEKETPTGRWRFYDSVRGRPVDFNEYVIYENRRAMIEYIITFQGQGSPADHSELEEVGGAVAANIIPPMLPEESVEDHMKRIAQVREEIRIKRAEERGEVYTGPTEAQRKKDRDVWRRVLRVTCPPGSEGYENAKGIFQYLKKEEEEEEKAKAEAVGDGGSHSAINTNNNNNDSDLDIATARSLAVDAEDNSVEMVMSCLISDFLEVTKIDNVQKARMYLEKSGMNLDQALLLYYEQEL, translated from the exons ATGGCAAATGAGAGAACCCCAGAAGAACAAGCATATTTTGATTTGTTGGCTAAATACAAAGAAGAGGACGAGGAAGAAGAAAAGGCTGCAGAAG CTCAGTTCGAAAAGGATCTTGAGCGAGCTCTAGCCTTGAGCCTTAGTGAAGAAGCTGTACACATTCTCACACAGTCCGGTGATATTGGCCCTGTCACAGATGGTCCAAAT GAGGACTTGGTTCAGCATCAGTTGGGCAGACAAACTCATTCTAGAAGGAATAGACGATTTGTGACGAGTTCATCACCTGATGCAGACGCCATGGGCTCAGTGGGAGGTAATTCCATTAATGGTCACCACCCATCAGGCAGACCACGCAGCGTTGAGTTAGCAGAGCAGATGAGGAAACAGGTGATGGAGGCTGCAGGGAGTTCAGCTCAGAATCCTCTCTCTGGTCAGGGGAGAAGTGTTGAAAAGGCTGAGGAAATGGGAAGAAGACTGTCAGATGAAGGCCAGAGTAGTGATGGCGAACAGTTTCATCCGTCAGGTCGTAGAAGAAGCATTGAAATGGCAAAAGAAATGCAGAGACAAATGTTAACTCAAGGAAGTGATGATGAGGGATTTCATCCGTCAGGTCGTAGACGGAGTGTTGAATTAGCAAAAAAAATGCAGAATGAAATGTTAGCACAGGGCAACAATGATGAACAATTTCATCCATCAGGTCGTAGACGGAGTGTTGAATTAGCAAAAAAAATGCAGAATGAAATGTTAGCTCAGGGCAACAATGATGAACAATTTCATCCATCAGGTCGTAGACGGAGTGTTGAATTAGCAAAAAAAATGCAGAATGAAATGTTAGCACAGGGCAACAATGATGAACAATTTCATCCATCAGGTCGTAGACGGAGTGTTGAATTAGCGGAAGAAATGAGAAAACAGGTACTGGAAGAGAGTCAAAATGGAGAAAATAGCAATGAATATAATATGCCAATGCGGAAAAGAAGTTTAAGACCTGTTGAAACGGTAAATATGGGTGAAGATGATGAAGTGTCACGTGAAATTGAAGAGCTCATTCTAAGGGGCATTATAAAACCTGATCACAGAGCTGTTCGGACTTCCAGTAGATCAAGTACAAAGTCAGACAGTGACAGTGAACTGTTTGGTGACGGCAGTACACACATGTACAGTGCTACAGAAGGACCTTCCGACCACCAAGTTCAGAGGCAGGGAATACAAGTATCATCTTCCTCTAGAATGCCACAGAACCATAGAATAGACTTTAAGAATCCATTCGGCTTTGCCGATGACGAATTTCCATTGAACTGGGATAGATCAAGAATTCCAGATGTGCAAGCAGGTGAATTGTTCCAGCTTGTGCAGATATTGCCTGGGGAAGACGAGTACGAGACCATAGCTCGTGACTTCCATATAGCTGACCTTGAAGTGAAGAAGATTGAGCGTCTCCAAAATGTCCACCTTTTAGATCGGTACAAGGGAGAAAAAGAACTTTTGATGAGGAGACGAGGAAGAG attttgaagTTAATACCCGATATCTGTACCACGGGTCTGCCGCCAACAAGATGCTTCTCTGTGAGGAGGGACTTGATGCCAGACTGGGGATGAGTGGGTGTTTCGGAAAAGGCATATATTTCAG CGATAACCCAAAGAAGTGTGTTCAGTATGTGTCAAGATCATCTGTGAAGTACATTCTCATGTGTCGTGTTATGCTTGGCGAGGCAAAG ATCTATCCCCGTGGTGAAATGGACCGTGACTTGAAGCGAGAACCAGAGAAGGAGACTCCAACTGGAAGATGGAGGTTTTATGACTCTGTTCGA GGTCGACCAGTTGACTTCAACGAATATGTAATCTATGAGAACCGACGGGCTATGATTGAGTATATCATCACATTCCAAGGTCAGGGATCGCCAGCAGACCACAGTGAACTAGAGGAGGTCGGAGGAGCAGTAGCCGCTAATATCATTCCACCAATGCTTCCAG AGGAAAGTGTTGAGGACCACATGAAAAGAATTGCACAGGTCCGGGAGGAGATTCGTATAAAAAGGGCTGAGGAGAGAGGGGAGGTGTACACTGGTCCAACAGAG GCCCAGAGGAAGAAAGACCGTGATGTCTGGAGACGAGTGTTGCGGGTCACCTGCCCACCTGGCTCTGAG GGCTATGAAAATGCCAAGGGAATCTTCCAGTACTTgaagaaagaagaagaagaggaagaaaaaGCAAAGGCAGAGGCGGTAGGAG ATGGAGGGAGCCACAGTGCAattaacacaaacaacaataataatgacAGTGACCTTGACATCGCCACTGCAAGGTCACTGGCTGTAGATGCAGAAGACAACAGTGTAGAGATGGTGATGAGTTGCCTCATATCAGATTTCCTCGAGGTTACAAAGATTGACAATGTCCAGAAAGCCAGGATGTACTTGGAAAAGTCGGGAATGAACCTAGACCAAGCTTTGCTGCTGTATTATGAACAGGAGTTGTGA